From Carassius auratus strain Wakin chromosome 9, ASM336829v1, whole genome shotgun sequence:
ACTAGGTGGGAAGGGCAGGGCTACAGCATGCTCCTGTGCAAGAGCTGCTAGCTCTTTGAGAAACTCAGAGAAAATAACAGAACAGTAGACTGCGTTTTTCACCCTTAGTGCCTCTGCCTGCTTCTCCAGGCCAGATGCCCCGCTGACTGCACCACCCCGAAACAAAGCACTGTGCAGAGACTGCCCTCCGTCTCTCACATGGGCAAAGGCCAACTGAGCTGCATGTCGAGCTCTCGTAGGACTGTTGGTGTGCCTCAGTATAAGATCGCCCAGAGATGGTTTTCGGCTTTTAACTGtggaagagaaaaagagacagagaaagtaaGTTAATAAGTTTCCATGTGCATTATAATTCCTCTTTAGGCCATTTCACAAATGACTTGAAAGGTAAGTGAAATGTCTCCTTTAAATTGAAtgaatataatgataaaaatctcaggttaaattaagagtttttaaaatcaaatgttagACTTTAATACCTCTTCTTAGAGCGGtcttctgcacaaataaaatgatgTGCATTTATACAGAGCAAATACTGAAGACATATTTTACTCAAATGGTTGATGTTCTAATATACGAAAATTACTGCTGCCAAAATTAGCGTTAaaggaaattatattaaaaaatatatgcaggGGCAGAGCTAGTTGTCTACCGAACTTAGAACTGCTGCTTCGGTGGCTTTTTTCTTGacaagaactgcatttatttagacATGGAACATATGCATGTCAGATCCACGTCTTGTTTAGCAGTGGCAACTCTTAAAGTAATAGTAGCCATAATATCCTAATAACCCAGCTGCtgagatgtctgttaaagaacaaAGGATCAATAACTGTTGTAGCTTTAAGGATTCTtccatatttaatttagaatttcatGTTTTCATAACTTTATTCAGTTTTCGGGCTCAAGTAAATTCTAATAAATGTTGAAACTGATAgctctcaattatactgtaaCGTTGAACGGCTatagtcaatggttaaatattatgGAGGAAACTATTTCCTAGAGACATCTATAGTATTTGTATCAGTGATACTGGCAttcaatcataaaataaaaagatgtaattgaacaaatataaaaaatactatctTTATGTTGTTTCAACATTAATTTCAAGGCTGAATGTGACATTTttgcaatataaaagtaaatttaaaaactgtttggTTGGATTAACTGTGATTAATTTCAGAAGAAAATGTGCAATTAATTAGTTCTttcttttgggggggggggggggggacttatCTGTATGCACTCTTGCAACCATCTACAACTTTACATTATAAAACCTATGaggtaaatattgtttttaattcactGAAAGCAGATCATAACCAGTTATTAATGCAAGGTATTAATTGACTGTGAACTGCTCTGAAAACACAACACTGTAGAATGCTCAATAAAGccatattttgactttttatgtgCAGCAATCAGAATAAATTAAATCAtgaattttaataatttctgcattttGTTCCCAGATTTAAGACCCCTTTAAATGTTCATTAAGAATTCTGTTATACTATCTATTATATTTAGGTCTAATATATTTAGGTTTTCAAAATATCCTTCAAGGCTTATTTTGTGATAAGATGTGTTAGTGTGTATTAAACCTTTACAAAGCCAAAAGTCACAAAAACATGTCACATCAAAAAACATGATCTCTTGTTTTTGTTCCTGAGAAAGTTAATTCCCTTGAATCCACCTACTTAATGAGTCTGAACGACGGAGGTGGGGCACTCCCATGGGCGAGTCCGACCAGTCTAACTTTCCTCTTGCAACCAGAAAGCGGCGAGCCTTTCTTAACATGGCAGGGAAATCCTCGTGTGCTGCTGCAAATGCTTCAATGCGATTTTTTACTGATCCTAGCACCTGATGAGTAGAAAGAAAAAGGAGTCATTTTTGATGTAATGCATTTGCTTATAAACTGAAGCTCCTGtcaaatcaaattttaaatgaattgctTACTCCAACTTTATTCATAGAACATTaagctgcttttttttcttttttacaataaGAGctcaaaaaagtgtttttaagtaGTTCATATATTTTGATCGGAAAATATACAAACCGACAAAAAGAGCAACTGAAAGTGATTCAGTCTTTGCATATTTTATATGAAGCGGTCACGCAGATGGATTTGTCATATTTCTTCGTTATGCGTTGCTGCATTACCTGAATGAGTGATTTAACACTGGGCTGAAACACCATGTTGGCGTTGAGGAGGAAAGAGCGGAGGAGGGGCTGAGGGTAACAGGCCAGCTGGAACACAACACCCGTCAGCAAAATGTTCACATATAGAGAGTTCTGCATCATACTCTCCAGTTTACTGAACAGGACTGTTATAAATGGACCTACACAGAGGAAGAAGCGGAACCAATGACTAATGGTTAGCACTTGCTGAACTTGCAAAAGTAACATAAGCACTCAAATCTTTAATTTGGTCATCTCTACATCGAGAACCTGTGTACGGTTGAGCAAGAGGTTGTCCGAGGGGTCGTGCGGGGCTTAACACCCCAGGGGCGGAGCTGTCAGGCTTCGTTTCACTGGCGCGCTGCTCAGTCTCCACTGGAAGACAGTCCTCATCGGTCAGGCTGGGAGCAGTAGCAGTGTGAGATTCCCGAGAGGACTCCTCCGAGCTGTGTAAAAGAACCCTCCTCTCCCTTACACGTTCCTCTAGCTCCCTCAGCTCCTGGTGAAAAGCCTCAATGCTGATTCCCTGGCATTTCGAGTCACTGGACAATGGCTCAGATGGCGCCCGCTCCAGCAACTCCTCAATCAGACGCTCAACGGACTCGGGACCCCTGCTTTCACAGGGAACTGTGAAAGTCTCGGTTAAGGCGGGAACAGGAGATCTCTGGCTCTCACTTTGCAGACACTCTTGGGTAGAAGAGGGCACGGCGGTTTGATGTTGCAGATGTGGCTTCACCTGCACCTGAGATGATTTCATTGAGGATCCTACATGGAAATCATTGTAGTCAACCGGGCACATACCCATCGACCCGTTCATCCCTGACTCCACCACGCTGTTATTTACATCAGAGTCCCTTTTCACTTTCTTAACGTCCATTCTCTCATCCACACTGTCTGTGAGCTCCACCTGCCCCATACCATTATAGAGTGCTGGATGAGGTGCCGAATGAGAGTGTTGGGATACGGTTTTCACAGCACCTGTTATTTCTGTAGAGACTGATGTGGAAGAAGAAGACTGGAGAGGTATAGAACTGGGAAGAAGGCTGCGTTTCTTACTGCGGGGTGTGAGACTGATACAGTTCTTGCTGATGGTAACATCCCACTCTCCACGATCTCGATCTGAACTGCTCCACTCTGCACGTGCTGCAGCCACCACTGCTGCCCTCTGCTGAGCGGGGTCCATTATGGAGAAATGCTCTTGTACCATACTGAGGGAGGGGTTGGACATAGGAGGGGGAGGTTGAGGAAGAGCAGAGTTTGGAGAGGGATTTTCTCCATCGTAAGGGGCTGACCAGTCTCGACAGGCCCAGGAGCAGAGCTCAATACCCTTCCGAGCATCACGCAGGTACTCCAGGTAGCCAGTCTCTCCTTCTGAAGCGTCTTGGAGTTGGTGCATGGGGCTGTCAGGAGACAGTGAGGAGGAAACAGTACCACGAGGAGAAGAGGGAGCATTCTCCAAGCCAGACGAGGGGGGATTGGCTTGGCCTCCTGAGCTTTGCTGTCGAATAAAGAGAGCGAGACGTGAAGGAGTGCTGGGTCTTGGGTTAACCGGTGACTCTGAAGTGGGACTACCTAACACTGTAGGAAAAATGGAGAGAAAATACATTTCGTAGGCATGAACAGCAGCAAAAAAATTTTATCGCAGTCTAACAGCACATCTGTAAATGTACCAACACAGACTTACCCTTTCCCCAAAAGGCAGGTTCATCATCCCGCTCACTAGAGGGCGCTGCAGTGATTTGGCAGCATTCTGGTATGAGGGAAAGGAACTTGTCAGCTGATTTGCCATAAAGGTCTGTTTCTCTGACTGCCCTTCGCTGACTCAGCATTACATGTGTGCATGGCAACAGATACCTAGAAacgaacattaaaaaaaactaaattttttacacacaaataatatatatatttatatatatatattttttttttttttttttgtccaaatctATAAACAGCCAAAACTTATTTTGTAGGCTTTCTTGATTGCAAATTGAGACACACACCCAAGCACACAAAATACCTGAGAACAAGCTGGAGCATGAGATCTTCACAGTTGAGACTGAGCAATGTCTTGAACAGACTCAGAGAGACCATGCACAGCTTCAaagagaggagaagaaaaaacAATGCAACTTTAGTCACTCCACATTCCCAGGAATATACTGCTTCCTCTACAGCACTGACAAAACAGTATCTTTTCTATCTGTACATGCACCCTATTTGTAGCGTGTGCCAAACTAACCCGTGAATTGCTGCTGATGCGTGTGAGTAGTGTATCAAGGATGGTGTCGTTGTCATGGCGATGCAACAGAATGAAGCGCAGGAAGGTCTTAAGAAGGGAAGTTTCTGTGATACTGCGTAAAAACAAGTCCAGATATGCCGTGCTTGCTATCATCTCATCCACTGACGACTGACAGAGGAaccatgagagagaaagagagagaagaaatcaAAATAAGAGAAAACTACTATTCAAAACATAGTTTTATAATGAGTGAATATGGAATCTGCCATCTATGCCAAATATGGCTCACATCTTCAGCCCATTTCAGTGTGGTTCACCTTGTGCAGGGCAGGGCCCATGACTGGAACCAGGAAGCCATTGTGGAGGTAGTCAAGCAGTTGGCAGCGCACAAGAGGGTGTGCCACCTGTACTACAGCATTACAGAATTCAAGACTGTTCATGAAAAGCACTAGAGAGGAGACGCCCATCCAGTCCTCCCTCTGCAGAGTGTGCCAGTCGTCGCCCCGTACCTCAATCTTTCGTGGCAGGGATGAATACAGTCCACTCAGCCCTGTCGCTAGCACCTGGGAAACAGAACAATAGGTGCCAACATTATTTCATAAAGTTCACCAATTTCTaacttgaatgaaaaaaaaagttttgctcaACTAAAACACAAGTAAAGTTCTTATTTCAAGACAGGTGTTGTTATTCCAACATTTTAGCAAGGAATAATGACACACTCACTTTAATGAAAATTGAGCAAAATGCTGTCTCCAAAATGGAGACTAATTTGTagggctggaccagaatattAGATTATTCAAATATTGGTTCGGTCAGTTGGCATTAGATTTTCAATTCTGAGAATCGaataatcttttcttttcttttttaaacaaagatattCTTGCCTTTATTGTGACAGTTGTGTCGTGCCGCAACAGCGGAAAGTGACTGTTGAAAATAATTCGAAATTTGTGTCAGTACGTCATTAATAGAACGCAGCTGCAGTTTACTGTCGGGGATTTGTCTGCTGGGCCGCAACCAGTGTAGAGAGCATAATAGGTTCTACTGTATTTTGTTGCAACGCGCCGCTTACGTCCAGTGTAGAAATGGTGTTAGAGGGAAAAATATATTCATCCCGCTCCCTCCGAAGCAtggaataattaaattaaataatctaaTCTTCAAAGCTCAAAAAATTCAGAAATTAGCAATTTCCTAACCAtaaggatttttatttaaattactggaTTGTCAAATGTGAACATTTACTGAATAATGGTTAAACCCTTAATGCTCAAGTATGGTGAAGAACATCATTCCCATCAGGGCTTCCCATTTTATATCTGGAACTTCAAGTCTTCTAGAGCCACAGAACAGGCCACCAAAGAAACCGCCAGCAAGACCTATGCATCTCTAGCATAAAAATAGATATATGtggcacaaagtaaaaaaaaataaaaaataaagtgagaGAGGAAAATGTTGAGAGGTACTGCAGCAGCATGGAGTCCTAGATGAAACCTCCAGTTGCATGTGTTAAGTGGGTCAGATGAACGCTCATATATTATTCTCAAGAGAAAAGAGGACAGAGGAGAACTGCAGATGACAAATGGCCTTTTCATTCCACAGTAGCCAATGCAACCCAAAGAAAATACTAAAGGACTTTATATCTTCACTGAAACAGCTCCAAAAAGCACTCAAGAAATTAACAAgcaacatttaaattgcatggcACAGACAAAAAAAGGTACATCATAACATGAACAGAAAGGATATATTAATAAAGACATGCTAAGAGAAAAACAGGAGGATACACAACACACTCAGGCTTACTGGGCAGAAGTAGGAGTTCTCTGCGATGTGACGTGCAACAGCGTGGTTGCTGGCAGAGGTTGCCATGACGAGCAGCAGCGCATCACGGGCCTGCTGCCCCAGAGAACCATCTCGATGAATAAATGGCACCAACAGGGAGAAGATCAGCAGGTTAGTGGAACCCTGCTGTACCGGTCCACACCTAAATATCAACTCCAAAACTGCAGTTTCCTTCGCCATGCACACACATACCTGACACAAACAAACGTTATTTAGCTACAAATTAGGAAAACACAGCTGTATGCATCCTTCATGCTTGAGCTCATGTGAAATTTCTCACCtgctttttcaaatatttaattagagCATTTccgtttaaagaaaaaaaaaaacatggagttTTGTTTCTGTACTGATTGTAATCACATATTCACATTCCTGTCAGAAAAATAAGTTCTAACCCAATCCAGACCTCTAACCCAAAACTTAACAATAACCTAAACATTAAATTACAGGGGAAAGGTGAACAAGTTGTAAGCTCAATTTGGTTGGTTGTGAATGCTGTTCCAAAAATGTTGACACTGGAACTAATGGAACTCAAGGACAAAGACTGGTTCAATGATTGTAATCTACAAAATTCTGTGGAATCAATTTAAATATGGGAAAATGCACAAATGATGAGTCTGCAGAGCAGGTTCTGTGCAGGCGTGGTCATGACTAACAGTAAATGGTTCAAACAGGTGTCAGCATCTGCCTGTCAAACACCTGATTTAGCAGCAGTACAAGGCTGGACTCCAGGGAAGCAGAGCAGCCCAGCTGGGGATCCACACATGCTCCCAGCAGGCTTAGGAGCGGTTGTAGCACTGCACTGTGCAGGAGCAGGGGCTGATGTGACTGTCCAATCAGCATCTCAAACAATTTCAACAGCTCCAGTTGGCTGTCTGGATCCAGACCACGGCGCAAATGCCATTGAACCAACTCATCAAGGATGTTCTCTGCCACCACCATCTCCAGAATAGGACCCATTGCTGCAGACATTTCACAATCCATTGTCACATAAAGCAGTGTTTCATATATTACTGTGAAACAGCACAAATGTATGCTCCATGCAGCTCACAGGAGAGTGTTTTAACCTGGTGATTCAATGTCTCCCCCTGCTGGGCTCTCTTCAGCTAGCAGGCACAGCATCTGATCTGTGTGATTGCGAACTGCAGTGAGATCATCGGCATAACCGCCCACTGAAGACTCTCTCAGTTTCAACACCCCGGACACCTGACAAAAAGACAAGGAACAGTTAAATTCTGTTTGTGGCAAGGTCAAAGAGGAATAGGTGTCCCTATTGATGTAGTAGAAAACAATCCAAATAAGAGAGCACTGACATACACTAAGGAGCAAAACCTGATGATGTGTGGGAGTACCTACTGTATGTATTATATTTGAGCATAAAAGGTTACTGACATGCCCTAAAGACATAAAACTATAAAGGTATTTGTTttcacacaatacacacatttcCAAATTACAAACCAACAAAGTGATTTTGACTTATTAATATGGAAAGGCAACTATGAGCCTCTTAGTCAGAGCAGCATGCAGAGCATTcattttaaccctataaagcccaCATCATCATGTTTGATACATGAATTCAAACTCTGTTTTATCAACAATCAAAAATTTGCTGTAAAACCTGTTGCACACAATCTACTAAGTGCCTAATGCCCTCTGACTGATAGTTCATACtttgtaaaaacacaaaaatcaatTTAGATGATTGCAGTTTAAAGGAGTTTATTTACAAAACCGTTatgaaagaaaataagaatatgCTGTGTCTCACCTGTCTCCAGTGATTTTCAAACACCATAAGACAAGTCTCAGGGTCGGCAGTGCATGGGCTGGATGGGGCTGCATGTCGACCGGTCCGAGTGCCTGGACCTCTTGGATTTAAACGACTCAACCAACTCATCTTAGTGTACAGGTGATCCAAATTTGACCAAAAGGTCAACAGGGAGAATAAAGGAGAGAAAGGGAAGAGAAGTGTGGAGAAGGAGAGAAAAGGGAAAAGGGGAAGGGGGGTGAGGCTGCTCACAAAAGGCGTCCAAAAATCAAGAAATTAAAGAGTCCAGCTTGAAGAAATAGAGGTAAAATCACTGACAGGATGGAATCTCGAGCAACAGTCACTGTACACCAGTGATCAGTGTGTGAGCATGCGAGGGTAGTCTGCACTTCCTGTCATCCAGTTTGCTGTCAGCACTGTACTCCATACCGATACATAGACTCCTCCACACACACCTGCAGGgacagaaagagagcgagaggtcactgatgacacattcacacctgcaggtaaaaacaaaaacagtacatccAGTCAGTATAAAGGTCAGATTCTGAGGGAGATAGAAAGAGCAAGGCACATACCATAAATTCTATTAGGGCAGTAACTATTTTGAGAATTGATTAACATACATATTAATGGGATTAATATATAGCCTAAACTAATGTCAGTAATGGATtgtgaaaagtcagctttgccatcacagtagGGGTGACCCCAAATAGTCGACGAGTCGATGCTTCGATTTGAGGAGCCTGATTTGACTACCAATCTCATAGTCGAATATTTGCGGGCTCttatgattatgccattctgactAATGTGACTCTGACTCAGAGCGATCAAATGTCTCatttcacatagaacttgcggttttctcccaataagttaatattatgattaagccatgaataagaatctgaaaagaaagaatcttcaaataaatattttaaagtgtgtgaataaatccaaccacccctatagatttatgtttcactttccataatccgtgacggacagaggagcatcttggtggcagggatttaaaactttaccaagactcaaactgacacaggctgagactggatttttttcgatcaggtagggtacaagtgatttcaaaacatatcagccggtgtatatatattgtggataaattatttacctgatataagatgcatctggttttgagtcaagcgcttcattgtagtactatggtgatatctcttcagcgcacagcgcgagcaggtcaaactacaatgcagaatgttaataactatgactgggactgtcacacccataccatgagaacaccattataataaaacgctgtgaatttttagagtttagctgctgtgtttctgcacattgtttcgtgaAGAACGCATTCAGAGCCCCacagatatgttcatgtgcattagggctctttttgcagatagccaataagtcttaatattaatgttatgttgTATAAACAACAAagcatattttatatgaaattatgagtttaatcccattgattaaaaacttgctatcaaatgcgtcactctact
This genomic window contains:
- the LOC113108523 gene encoding FTS and Hook-interacting protein homolog, with translation MSWLSRLNPRGPGTRTGRHAAPSSPCTADPETCLMVFENHWRQVSGVLKLRESSVGGYADDLTAVRNHTDQMLCLLAEESPAGGDIESPAMGPILEMVVAENILDELVQWHLRRGLDPDSQLELLKLFEMLIGQSHQPLLLHSAVLQPLLSLLGACVDPQLGCSASLESSLVLLLNQVCVCMAKETAVLELIFRCGPVQQGSTNLLIFSLLVPFIHRDGSLGQQARDALLLVMATSASNHAVARHIAENSYFCPVLATGLSGLYSSLPRKIEVRGDDWHTLQREDWMGVSSLVLFMNSLEFCNAVVQVAHPLVRCQLLDYLHNGFLVPVMGPALHKSSVDEMIASTAYLDLFLRSITETSLLKTFLRFILLHRHDNDTILDTLLTRISSNSRLCMVSLSLFKTLLSLNCEDLMLQLVLRYLLPCTHVMLSQRRAVRETDLYGKSADKFLSLIPECCQITAAPSSERDDEPAFWGKVLGSPTSESPVNPRPSTPSRLALFIRQQSSGGQANPPSSGLENAPSSPRGTVSSSLSPDSPMHQLQDASEGETGYLEYLRDARKGIELCSWACRDWSAPYDGENPSPNSALPQPPPPMSNPSLSMVQEHFSIMDPAQQRAAVVAAARAEWSSSDRDRGEWDVTISKNCISLTPRSKKRSLLPSSIPLQSSSSTSVSTEITGAVKTVSQHSHSAPHPALYNGMGQVELTDSVDERMDVKKVKRDSDVNNSVVESGMNGSMGMCPVDYNDFHVGSSMKSSQVQVKPHLQHQTAVPSSTQECLQSESQRSPVPALTETFTVPCESRGPESVERLIEELLERAPSEPLSSDSKCQGISIEAFHQELRELEERVRERRVLLHSSEESSRESHTATAPSLTDEDCLPVETEQRASETKPDSSAPGVLSPARPLGQPLAQPYTGPFITVLFSKLESMMQNSLYVNILLTGVVFQLACYPQPLLRSFLLNANMVFQPSVKSLIQVLGSVKNRIEAFAAAHEDFPAMLRKARRFLVARGKLDWSDSPMGVPHLRRSDSLIKSRKPSLGDLILRHTNSPTRARHAAQLAFAHVRDGGQSLHSALFRGGAVSGASGLEKQAEALRVKNAVYCSVIFSEFLKELAALAQEHAVALPFPPSQGTEE